The genomic stretch TTCGCAGATGGTGCCTTGGTCGATGGCAACAATCGTTTTCTGGTTTTTATTCGTGACTCCCCGAAAAACCATCATTGATTGGGGAATTATTATAGCAGTCTGCCTAATTATGGTGGCATTGCGAGCCGATGACTTTGAAGCTCTTTTCGCCAATGCGCCGTTGTCGTTCATGGGTTTAGCACGGACCACCCCCGATTTAGGACAAGCTCTTTATGGTTCCATCCGATCTCTCTATCTATTCGGCGGACCCGTTCAAACCGCGTGTACCGCATTATTTTTAGTTAGTCTTGTCGCAAGACGGAACGACAAACTTCTATGGTCAGTAGGCGCCGCACTTCTAATCAGCATTTTTCTTTATCCGTTGGGTGTCGCGGTTCAGTCGTTCGCCGCCGAGATCTTGCCGTTTCTAAAAGGCTACTCAATGGATTACGCGGGTCGTATCGGCACAACAATTCTGCCGTTTGCCGCAGGGTTTGGAATTGATGTCTTGGTCAATAATCAGACGATTTCGAGAATTAATGTACCGCGTGGGATCCCCTTGATCGTGCGCCGGCTTGGGCTAACTCTTTGCATCAGTGCCATTGCATTTGTCTCGCTAAAAACAAAATATGTTAGTTTATACACGTGGGTAACCAACGGCAGCTTCGCCCATAACTTTCAAAGTCCAGTAATTGAAGAACTTGCCGACTCCATTCGAACCGAAAAAAAGCCTGTTCGTGTCGAAACATTTCAAATTATTCCCAACTACATGCACGCCTACGGAATAGAAACCGCTGGCGGGTATCAGATTCTGCATTCACGACGATACTACGAATTTTGGGCTAAAATGGTTGAGCCCTGGGCCGCATCGCTTACGCCAGAAAGCCGGTTCTACAAACAATATGCTGACCGGCGCGCGCGAATGGAAGGAAACTTGGCCTTTCGCGATGATCGACTCTGGCTGTTTCCCGATACCTACCGTCCGACATGGCAGTTGGCCAATATCTACCGTCTCAATTTACTTTCTCTGGCCAACGTTGGCTATTTACTTTCGAGGGATCGCTTAACAGACTCGTCCTTAGTTCCAATCCGGAAAATGCCGCGACCGTGGTCAGCCATGAAAGCTCGTGAAAAGGCGTTAGAAAACATAAAAGCTAACTTTTATGGCCGCAGTTATTTTAATATTTATAAGAATACAACAGTAATTCCGCGCTTTTTCACGGTATCGGGCATCAATGTTGCAAACGGTGCTGATAACCTACTCAATGACATGTCGAAGGCTTCCGTCTCCCTGTTGCGCCAACAGGCATTCGTCTCTAAATTGGACCTTCCACGCGGGTTTGATTCGACCCAAACTTTTTCCCGCAGGCAGGTAACGGTTGAGCAATACGAAAAAGATCAAATCCGCCTGACATTGTCCAGCGGTGGACCAGCGCTTCTTATTGCAACGAACAGCTATTCACCATTCTGGACGGTTGAAATCGACGGCGTGGAAAGTGAGATATTTCCGGCATATCATACTTTCTGGGGAGTTCAGATTCCGGCCGGTGCAAAATCTATCGTTTTTCGCTATCGCCCACCTTATAAATTGAGTTAAAAAACCATCCCTAATTGCTGTCCAAATAGGTTCATAAGAATAAACTCATGTCGTTAGTTACACTGATACGTCCCCCGGTCTTGGTCGCTAAATGGGCGCACACAACTCCCACGTGCCCACCGATCGGCCTCGCCTATTTAGCGGCGGTGTTAATTGGAAATGACATAGCGGTTAACGTCGTCGATGCAGTAGGCAATGCACCCGATCAAATGCTGCCCACGGATGACGAAAGATTCCTCTCTCACGGCCAATCAACCGAAGAAATTATTGAGGGAATCGATCCAGCAACTCAAATCATTGGCATTTCTTGTATGTTTTCACATGAATGGC from Rhodospirillaceae bacterium encodes the following:
- a CDS encoding YfhO family protein, with amino-acid sequence MGPASVVPTSSNGEMLVPALLSQQFAADQGALWQNLTSTGADKLAFTYYGTIDSFLFSTLPGWLAHAIRSSSVIVVAVLSAYAVGRNILQFSRSAALFVGAAYGVGIIGQLFAGSIGYFPIILLVIYGVLENRTSAARWAVLFAVLYAFADMTYFSQMVPWSMATIVFWFLFVTPRKTIIDWGIIIAVCLIMVALRADDFEALFANAPLSFMGLARTTPDLGQALYGSIRSLYLFGGPVQTACTALFLVSLVARRNDKLLWSVGAALLISIFLYPLGVAVQSFAAEILPFLKGYSMDYAGRIGTTILPFAAGFGIDVLVNNQTISRINVPRGIPLIVRRLGLTLCISAIAFVSLKTKYVSLYTWVTNGSFAHNFQSPVIEELADSIRTEKKPVRVETFQIIPNYMHAYGIETAGGYQILHSRRYYEFWAKMVEPWAASLTPESRFYKQYADRRARMEGNLAFRDDRLWLFPDTYRPTWQLANIYRLNLLSLANVGYLLSRDRLTDSSLVPIRKMPRPWSAMKAREKALENIKANFYGRSYFNIYKNTTVIPRFFTVSGINVANGADNLLNDMSKASVSLLRQQAFVSKLDLPRGFDSTQTFSRRQVTVEQYEKDQIRLTLSSGGPALLIATNSYSPFWTVEIDGVESEIFPAYHTFWGVQIPAGAKSIVFRYRPPYKLS